The following proteins are encoded in a genomic region of Gossypium hirsutum isolate 1008001.06 chromosome D05, Gossypium_hirsutum_v2.1, whole genome shotgun sequence:
- the LOC107904088 gene encoding uncharacterized protein: MDFFFRGLNEEFSSSQMDILRCPFLRNINEPTNFSFSSALPFPMPVRGAKGPIFEDGPNFDMAFRLFHGRDGVVPLSGQSSLRIEKAETETAPPKFNPLAAKAATISLSSFGPGGPFSFDAFSNKWNNQKGKGKGKSSKKESSSQGGKSNHEAMGNEWLQNGNCPIAKSYRAVSGVLPLVAKVLQPPPGMKYRCPPAVVAARAALAQTAFAKNLRPQSLPTKVLVIGVLGMAANVPLGIWREHTEKFSPSWFVAIHAAVPFIAMLRKSVLMPKTAMAFTIAASVLGQVIGSRAERYRLKAVAAKRLGMEESSVSVGGANQLDIVAVKNSDCRKDVAEWEPVSIQVAMARPSSSTDVFC, encoded by the exons ATGGATTTTTTCTTCAGAGGCCTAAATGAGGAATTTTCATCTTCCCAAATGGACATTCTTAGATGTCCATTTTTGAGAAACATTAACGAGCCAACTAACTTTTCCTTCTCGTCTGCCTTGCCTTTTCCCATGCCG GTACGAggagccaaaggaccaatatttgaAGATGGACCCAATTTCGACATGGCATTCAGGCTTTTCCATGGACGTGACGGAGTAGTTCCGCTATCTGGACAATCATCCTTGCGTATTGAGAAAGCTGAGACCGAAACAGCCCCACCAAAGTTCAATCCTTTGGCTGCAAAGGCAGCCACCATTAGTCTCTCATCCTTTGGACCGGGAGGGCCTTTCAGTTTTGATGCATTTTCTAATAAGTGGAACAATCAGaaaggaaaagggaaaggaaaatcgTCCAAGAAAGAGTCTTCTTCACAG GGTGGAAAATCGAATCACGAAGCTATGGGCAATGAATGGCTGCAAAACGGGAACTGTCCGATTGCAAAGTCGTATAGGGCGGTCAGCGGTGTTTTGCCACTAGTTGCGAAGGTTTTGCAGCCGCCACCGGGGATGAAATACAGGTGCCCACCTGCAGTTGTTGCAGCCCGGGCAGCACTAGCACAAACCGCATTTGCCAAGAATCTCCGCCCACAATCCTTACCCACAAAAGTACTGGTGATCGGGGTGTTAGGCATGGCGGCAAATGTTCCGTTAGGGATATGGCGGGAACACACTGAAAAATTCTCACCATCTTGGTTTGTGGCTATCCATGCAGCTGTTCCATTCATAGCCATGCTCCGGAAATCAGTGTTGATGCCAAAGACAGCTATGGCATTTACCATTGCAGCGTCTGTATTAGGACAGGTTATCGGATCTAGGGCCGAACGATATCGATTGAAAGCAGTAGCAGCAAAGCGATTAGGTATGGAGGAATCATCGGTTTCTGTGGGTGGTGCGAACCAGTTGGACATCGTTGCAGTTAAGAACAGTGATTGCAGGAAAGATGTGGCGGAATGGGAGCCAGTTTCCATACAGGTTGCAATGGCAAGGCCGTCTTCATCCACAGATGTGTTTTGCTAA